The sequence below is a genomic window from Brachyhypopomus gauderio isolate BG-103 chromosome 20, BGAUD_0.2, whole genome shotgun sequence.
ATCCGTGTGTTGGTATCAGTGTGTTGGATCAGTGTGTTGgtatcagtgtgttgtgtgtgttgtatcagtgtgttggatcagtgtgttggtatcagtgtgttggataaatgtgttggatcagtgtgttggtatcagtgtgttgtatcagtgtgttgtatcagtgtgttggatcagtgtgttggtatcagtgtgttggtatcagtgtgttggataaatgtgttggatcagtgtgttggtatcagtgtgttgtgtgtgttgtatcagtgtgttGGATCAGTGTGTTGGATCAGTGTGTTGGATAAATGTGTTGGATCCGTGTGTTGGTATCAGTGTGTTGGATCAGTGTGTTGGTAtcagtgtgttgtatcagtgtgttgtatcagtgtgttggatcagtgtgttgtatcagtgtgttGGATAAATGTGTTGGTATCACTGTGTTGGAtcagtgtgttgtatcagtgtgttggataaatgtgttggtatcagtgtgttggataaatgtgttggatcagtgtgttggtatcagtgtgttggataaatgtgttggtatcagtgtgttgtatcagtgtgttggtatcagtgtgttgtatcagtgtgttGGTATCAGTGTGTTGAAAAACTGTGTTGGATCAGTGTGATGGATCAGTGGTTATCAGACTCAATGTGGCGTGAGTATTTTGCTCACAGTGCCATCTCAAACTGCTCCAACCATTTCTTCTTCAGTTCACGTGTCTTGAAGAATAGATCATAGCCACTCTGACCATATGAATCCATCAGCAGGAATGTGTGTGTccactgcacacaaacacacacacacacacacacacacacacacacgaagagtTGTAAGACATTTATCTAAATCTAATTAAACAAACATTGTTACAGAATTAGTAAAGAGAAGGTAAAGAGATGAAGGACCTTCTTGTTGTCTTTGTCTGAAGATACTTCATCTCGGATTTGGAAGTACTGTAGCTCAATGAGCTCCTTCAGCTCCATACTCTCACCACTACGTTTCTTACACACCAGCAGGGCCTTATCAAAGAGGAACgcatatctacacacacacacacacacacacacacacacacacacacacacacacacacaccgtaacGTGCCATAATTGTCATTTGTGATTCAATCGAAacttgtcctccgcatttacccatctgtgcagttagaacacacacacacacacacacactagcgattactagggggctgtggtgtgtACTTATGCCcactgtgtgtgtaattatgttACCCACTGACAAAGATATGAACAGTCTATAATTTTAATGgtaggtttattttaacagtgagAAATAGAGttgtataaaatatacaaatttatttgcattttgcacagggaaataCGTATTTGATACCCTTCCAAACATTAAGTGTTCTGGCTCCTACAGACCAGTTAGACGCTTCTAATCAACTCATTACCTGCATTAAATACTTAAAGCTTAAGTTGTCTTAAATTGTCAactgtataaaagacacctgtccacagaCGTAATTAATCAGTCAGACTCTAACCTCTCAGTTTGTCAGTGGCAACCTACAAAATCAGGAATGGGTCAAATAATTATTTCTTCCACTGTATATATAAGaggaatgtacacacacacacatacacacacacacacgtacacacacacacacgtacacacacacacacacacgtacacacacacacacacacacacacacacacacacacacacacacacacacacacacacacacacgcacacacacacacacacacaggctcacctgTCTTGTTTTGACTTCTTTTCAGGGCTACAGATCTTTAGCTCCCCATCAATCTTTGGTCGACCAAACAAAGCTAGAGATTGACCCTGAGAAAAGAGTAAGAAGGTGCATGATTGGACGATTTGTGATTGGACGATTTGTTCCATATAATAATGTCCTCGATCCTTTTAAGGAGTTACTTCATGTCAGAATTCAGAGCTTAGTAGGCCACTTCTCAGAATAGGATCACTCAGAATAAGATCTGACTCAGTGAGATCTGGTCATTTCAAAATGAAATCTGATTGCTCACAGAGAATGAGATCTAATTGTTTACTCAATTCAATCTGATTCATCTCTCTGACTGAAGCACTGAAGAAGTTTAGGTGTTACTTCACCATTGTGCAATTTACCATTACATTGTGACAATATCATTATGCAATTTCAATTACAAAATATGTAGTACAAAACTGAAAGTAGACTTCAGTTAAACTGATTCAAATCAATTTGCATGTGTAGTTTCCCTCAGAGCTTCTCACGTCTCTCGACACTGAGAACTACACTACCCATGATGCCACAACGACACCCTACAGAtcgtgtattgtgttatttaaaaaacatttaaagaacattttgatctttaaacggtaaaagtcttaagggtgaatttattggatttatatttcctggtcggaaaacgtaagcgacacgtaggaggagttggattagatgcagctcctCCCCCTGGACCAACCcaaagaaactatggacggtgggaggagttggatctagatccagctccaccctctGGACTTTTGATTCTGCAGTGACGGGTACTTGCCTTTATCTGCAAGCATTTGGACGTCATtttcacacatcacacagtttACCTGCTGTTAATGtcagtgtaaatgtaaaaactTTACATCACAGTTTACCTGCTACATCAGCGTAAATGTAACAATTGTGCAACTGCTAAACATCACACCCAACGTCCCCCTCCCATCACTCCCGAACATGTTTACAGGGCCTGCCCTGTCTGTTTCCTGTTTCCTCACACCCTCtcccatccacccctccccccatttcctgcctgttctgAACATTTTCACCACTCAAGAGCTGCAGCAGGAGCCAGACCCCTAGGTGGCAGCACTTGACATCAGTGTGAatgctgcatgtgtgtataaggtGGTCTCACCATGTTCTCAATGCACATCTGGAACGCTGTGATCTGGCGAATGATTTCATTATCCCTCTTCACCTCATTCACACACTGAGCAaggtcctgcacacacacacacacacacacacacacacacacacacacacacacacacacagaaagagaatGCACCCCCACATTTCTGCTAAGACGTTTTTTTAGAagcattgactggacatgttcacacacacacaaacacacacacacacacacacacacacacacacacacacacacacacacacacacacacacacacacacatacaaacacactcttACCCTCATGGCGTCCAGTGCAGTGCGCAGGTTTTCTTTGTCTGTGGGGCTGACTGTGTGTTTCACAAGTTCCTGACAAAAACATTGTTAacacgtgtgtgtttttgcatgcatatgtgtgtgtgtgtgtgtgtgtgtgtgtgtatgtcttacCTGCAGCAGTAGGTGATATTTGAGGACTCTCTGCATGGGGACCATGAGCAGGTCTCGGAGAGAGAATCGCCCACTGTTCGCTCTCATTGAGCACTCCTGCAGAGAGAAATCAGGACCCCCTAGGACActtaccagtgtgtgtgtgtgtgtgtgtatgtgtgtgtgtgtgtgtgtgtatacgtgtgtgtatgtgtgtatgtgtgtgtgtgtgtgtgtgtgtttgtctgtgtgtacgtgtgtgtgtacatgtgtgtgtgtgtatacgtgtgtgtatgtgtgtgtgtgtgtatgtctgtgtgtatgtgtgtgtgaatgtgtttgtctgtgtgtatgtgtgtgtgtacatgtgtgtgtgtgtatacgtgtgtgtatgtgtgtgtgaatgtgtttgtctgtgtgtgtgtgtgtgtgtgtgtgtgtgtgtgtgtgtgtgtatgtctgtgtgtacgtgtgtgtgtacatgtgtatgtgtgtatacgtgtgtgtatgtgtgtgtgaatgtgtttgtctgtgtgtgtgaatgtgtgtgtgtgtgtgtgtgtgtgtcaaggttataatagttttggatgTTTCATtatgtttagtttttatttaattaatttggactttttttcctaattcagttagttttaattagtttttagagcatgtttgctagtttttattcGTTTACAtttttaccaaaaaaaaaaaatagtttaCAAAATcttagttttcattagttctagtattagttttagttttttcatactttgggttatttgtcaggtgcaggattcaaaaagttcaaagtaaatattgtgtaataaaaaccAGTGGATGAGCCAATTGCCACCCCTAACAGAGCACTTGTCACCCACactgccaccccactggaaatgggtAATTTTAAGACAAAAATTATTTGTTTCCTTtcattcatcatttgtatatggactcctctgataaagccttgctcaccctttaaaaaaaaaagtccagcTCCGCCACTGATAAAAACTCATCAAACGATaccatttaaaaatgcattcaattactCTTGAACAACCAACTATTCACAAAAACTATACCAGTCCACAAAATAACagccttaagtgcaaaatgtctgctgctgaaaattgccagactaaGGGCAGACAGGAACATAGGAGcgtaaccctattttggttCGAGTGAAAAGCTAAACGTGTTGAATATAATGGAGTCACAGTcgtgttgacatccagtctcCACACATTAACCAGTGCATCCATCACCCGCGGTTAGGTCCCGCTAGCCgggatggtgcttctctttcggAGCTACTCAGAGAGGCTAGCTTGTACTAGCAGTTAGCCCTATTGTGTGAGCTTTGAGATTCGTGGGGTTTTTCTTCTTGAAAACTACTCtatatattttatcacctgtttccactacaaggAAACACATGTAGTCTTTCTCGTAGTCATAAAAAAATCCCATACAGGACTCGCAACGTTTGTTGTCGTAATTTTGCAGGCTAGCATGGCGAGCAGGTGCTCTCAACAAGAAACTACATGACGGTCCATAAGGTGCCGTATGCTTCTGTCAGCTAATGTAAAACGTCTAGTAAAAAAAATTTCATATTAGTCCACAAGACATAAATAAATTgacaaacacgaaaacgaagggcatctataatttcagaacgttttagttcattttctaaatatgtaatacagttacagttagttatcgttttttcttataattaccgttattatttatttcagttaaggaaaatgtttttttcaatatcagttttCCTTTTTGTTCGTATTCgttaacgattataacctttggtatgtgtacgtgtgtgtacgtctgtgtgcatgtgtgtacatgtgtgtgtacatctgtgtgtgtgtacgtgtgtgtacgtaaatgtgtgtgtgtgtacgtgtgtatgtgtgtgtgtgtgtgtggtgtgtatgtgtgtgagtgtgtgtgtgtacgtgtgtgtgtatgtgtgtggtgtgtatgtgtgtgtgtgtatgtgtgtgtgtgtacatgtgtgtgtgcgtgtatgtgtgtgtgtgtgtgtgtgtgtgtgtgtgtgtgtgtgtgtgtgtgtgtgtgtgtgtctacgtgtgtgtgtgtgtgtgtgtgtgtatgtgtgtgtgtgtgtgtgtgtgtgtgtgtgtgtgtctacgtgtgtgtgtgtgtgtgtgtatatacctcTAGTTTCATTTTCACATCCTCTCTCATGCTGGCTATCTTGTCCAGGTGTTTTGTAGCGGACTCCACCTGACTACAGTATCGCCCGTACGGAAGCAGCCTGGGAACATGTGACAGGAACGTCACACAAGAAACACATCACACAGGAAACGCATCACACAGGAAACGCATCACATAGGGTAAGCTAGTTCAGACATATACAAATGTTTGAGAAGACATTTTAACAAAGCAGAACCTGCATATGAATAAATGTGAGTACCTCTCCTTGTAATCTATGAATATTTGGTAGAGATTTTCTGCTCCGTAATTTAATATGGAAGTCTGAACCTCTTTCAGCAGAGAACGATGTGTATTGGCTAGagcctgcaaacacacacacgcacaaacacacacacatatgcacacatgtacattcacacacacatttgcatggATGGCAGAGAAAAACGGCAGAGAAAAAAAAGTACAGAAGTATGGGTAAGAATGGGTAGAACAATgtaggatggatggatggatggatggatggatggattacCTCTATGTTGATGAATATATTCTCAATGTCAGGAGGATGAAGGAATGCCTGCAGTGGTCTCATGAAATGCTGTAACACAACGATCACAACACACATTTAGAATGGACACTTTATGTGTACCTGTAGTATGGActactgtgtgtctgtgtgtgtgtgtgtgtgtgtgtgtgtgtgtgtgtgtgtgtgtgtgtgtgtgtgtgtacctgtagtattgactccagtgtgtgtgtgtgtgtgtgtgtgtgtgtgtgtgtaactgtagtattgactccagtgtgtgtgtgtgtgtgtgtgtgtgtgtacctgtagtattgactccagtgtgtgtgtgtgtgtgtgtgtgtgtgtgtgtgtgtacctgtagtatTGActccagtgtttgtgtgtgtgtgtgtgtgtgtgtgtgtgtgtgtgtgtgtgtgtgtgtacctgtagtatTGActccagtgtttgtgtgtgtgtgtgtgtgtgtgtgtgtgtgtgtgtgtacctgtagtatTGActccagtgtttgtgtgtatttttctTCTGTCTGTTTGATCTCCTGCAGGCAGCAGCTCCTCTTGTCCACTTCAATCTTTTGCTGctgaaaaaaataacaaacagagCGCATGGGCACAgtatagaaacacacacacacacacacacacacacacacacacacacacacatacacacacacatacacatattctTGCCATTTTTTCATTTGCTTATACAAatttacaggggttggacaatgaaactgaaccACCTGGTTTTGCACCACTATAATTAATTTGTATGGTGTAGGGCTTCCTTTTGTGGCCAATACAGCATCAATCTAAGTAAGTTTGCACCCATTAGTAACGACGTGTGAGTCATGTGTTGCTATGTgatatgtatttgtgtttaacgGTTTCTACCATCCATTGTACAAAATCTGTTATTCTGGTTAAACATCAACCTGTCCAGGGACTACAGGTGGAAATTAGCTCATTGCTATAACCTGGCACAATGCATCTCTCCTGATCTCTAGGTTAATGTATTTGTTGTGCATTGTCTCTGAtgaataaatcaatcaatcaatcaatcaatcaatcaattcaTCTTGGAAATTacatatacaagtcctgcacagtggtcagaggaattttaagccattcttcttgcaggaCAGTGGCTAGGTCACTACATGATGCTGGTGGCGGAAAACGTTTCCTGACtcgctcctccaaaacaccccaaagtggctcaacaatatttagatctggtgactgtgcaggccatgggagatattcaacttcactttcatgttcatcaaaccaatctttcaccagtcttgctgtgtgtattggtgcatttTCATCCTGATACACGGCACCGTCTTCAGGATACAATATTTGAACCATTGGATGCACGtggtcctccagaatggttcggtagtccttggcagtgacgcgcccatctagcacaagtattgggccaatggaatgtcatgatatggcagcccaaaccatcactgatccacccccatgattcactctgggcaacagtctgggtggtaCGCTTCTTTGAGGCTTCTCCACACCATAACTCTCCCAGATGTGTggaaaacagtaaaggtgaactcatcagagaacaatacatgtttcacattgtcTACAGCCCAAGATTTGCGCTCCTTGCACCAATGCCATTTGGCATTGACATgagtgaccaaaggtttggctatagcagcccagccgtgtatattgaccctgtggagctcccgatggacagttttggtggaaacagTAGATTTGAGGTGCACATTTTATTCTGCCATGTTTTGGGCTGctgtggttttatgttttttggatacaatcCGGGTTAGCACTCGAACATCactttcagacagcttcctcttgcatccacagttaatcctgttggatgtggttCGTTCTTCTTGGTGTTATTctgacattaccctggataccgtagctcttgatacatcacaaacACTTGCTATCTTGATAACAGATGCGCCAGCAAGACGTGCACCaacaatttgtcctcttttgaactctggtatgtcTCCCATAATGGTTTGTGCATTGCAAAATTTTCAGCAAAACTGTGCTGCTAACTGAACCTTCACACTCTGGCAAGtaatgaagattggccaccaggctggtccaatttagtcatgaaacctcccacactaaaatgacaggtgtttcagtttcattctcCAACCCCTGTAGTTCTGGATTAAACCCTACAAGTCTAAATCTACTGGTTAAAACCAGAAAACCTACAAATATTacagaaattgtgtgtgtgtgtgtgtgtgcctgtgtgtgtttgtgtgtacatgtgcctgtgtgtgtgtgtgtgtgtgtgtgtgtgtgtgtgtgtgtgtgtgtgtacgtgtgcttgtgtgtgtgtacattgcaGTTTGTGGCTGTTTTATAGTTCTAGTGGTTATTCTGTCATTAACTAGAATAGAACAGTGTGTGAACTAGAATACAGTGTATGAAAGTACAcgggcatatgtgtgtgtatgtgtgtgtgtgtgtgtgtgtgtgtgtgtgtgtgtgtgtgtgtgtgtgtgtgtgtgtgtgtgtgtgtgtgtatgtgtgtgtgtgtgtgtgtgtgtgtgtctcactggtTCTGCAGGTTCCTCCGTCCTCATTAGGTCTTCGTAAATGTCATCACCTTCATTTTCTTCATCCTCCACACAGTCATATAGATCATCGTCCTCATCCACTGTATCactggcaggagtgtgtgtgtgtgcgtgcgtgtgtgcgtgtgtgtgtgtgtgtgtgtgtgtgtgtgtgtgtgtttggtgggggggggggtgtgcagaGAGACTTTAATTTAATTTGGATATGAATTTCCTCATTTGTCACTTTTTGTCTTTGGTGAATTGCCATATTAATAACCACATTAAATAATCCCTGCTGAACCTAACAGTGATGAAGTggtagagagatacagagagagtgatactggtagagaaatacagagagagtgatactggtagagagatatagagagagtgATACTggtagagagatacagagagagtgatactggtagagagatatagagagagtgATACTggtagagagatacagagagagatactggtagagagatacagagagagtgatactggtagagagatacagagagagtgatactggtagagagatatagagagagtgATACTggtagagagatacagagagagtgatactggtagagagatatagagagagtgATACTggtagagagatacagagagagatactggtagagagatacagagagagtgatACTGGTAGAGAGGAACAGCGAGAGTGATACTGgtagagagatatagagagagtgATACTGgtacagagatacagagagagatactggtagagagatagagagagtgatactggtagagagatatagagagagtgATACTggtagagagatacagagagagtgatactggtagagagatatagagagagtgATACTggtagagagatacagagagagatactggtagagagatacagagagagtgatACTGGTAGAGAGGAACAGCGAGAGTGATACTGgtagagagatatagagagagtgATACTGgtacagagatacagagagagatactggtagagagatagagagagtgatactggtagagagatacagagagagtgatACTGGTAGAGAGGAACAGCAAGAGTAATACTGgtagagagatatagagagagtgatagagtagtagaaagagacagagaatgaAAGAGTGGTAGAGAGATTCAGAGAGAGTGATATATTGGTAGAAAGATtcagagagagtgatagagtggTAGAAAGAtacagagagtgaaagagtggtggagagatacagagagagtgaaagagtggtagagagatacagagagtgaTATAGTggtagagagatacagagagagtgatagggaggtagagagattCATAGAGTGACAGAGTGGTAGAAAGATttagagagtgaaagagtggtagagagatacagagagagtgatagagatgCACACAGAGACatttaaacaaagacaaacagagTAGAGAGATTGACTGCACAGTTAAATGAACATACTGACTtttcaataaaataatttttcctGTATCTGGCAGTAAAGTCCCatcacttatacacacacacacacacacacacacacacacacacacacacacacacacacacacacacacacacccctacagcgACTTACTCAATCTTATCAGAGAGGCCATTGTAGATGTCATCGTCTCCGACACAGACTTCTTCAGGAAAGGGCCTGAGGAAGACCAGAATGTTCATGCCATGATTAGACCATAATTAGGACATAATTAGACCATTCTGTCAATTCTATCATTCTATCATTTTAAAAGCCAAATCAAATGCTCAGATTCAATTAAATGTACATCTCTagcaaatgttttgtgtgttttcaccagtgatgtcagtaatctTACTTAGTAacacgttactctaatcttaccacttttttcagtaacgagtaatagAACAagtttccagtccagtaatcagattaaagttacttatccaagtatccatgttactatttttattttccttagtaaatagtaattattcttttgcgtctgaccgtagcgctcaaCTACTCAAAAAcgggggaaggaacatttacctgacgatgttgcaatgttgcattgtgttccaggttttaaaagcgctggaattttgactaaagtactttgcaatgcttgaaattgtaattgtatttcatttcacaacaaatagctgtctgactgaattgTTCACTTGAATTATGTttgcaaatacatttacaaataatacagtGCAGCGACACAAACGTAccttatacattatttaaatgtcaggagatacattgttactgttaaaaatgcacttacaataaagtgagtattggaaaaactaatTTTGCTGCTAAATGTAactcaaggtaactaagccatcactggttgtcacaaagcagctttacagaagAAATGACCCGACTGACAAACTATTCAAAGATTCATTCTTAATGTCCTAAAAGATTACTGATCATAAATTCTGAATCCACTCAGTTTCCAGGGAAACTTTACTGATTCCAGATTCTACTTGACCAAATTCTACTTAAACTAAAAGCCCAGTGTCAGCAGGCCTCAATGGAACATGTGACCTTTACAGATAATCACACAGTCAGGAGTGAATGTGACCTGCTGCATTACACTGGCCTGCTGGCAGtagtgtgtagagtgtagagtttGCACCCACCATGAAGACAATCACTGTGTGAGCGCTCTCACCTGAAGCCTCTCTGAACAGCTACGGACGTTTGTGACAGGATCGACAGCGTACCAATCACCTGCAGGAACAACAATCATGAAGGCCACCCCGGAAGGAACAGCAATCATGAAGGCCACCCCGGAAGGCGACAGTGTGATCATTTCACGGGGGGGTGATGGAGTGCAAGCTGCTCACCTTGCCGAAGTCTCGGACGTCGAAGAGGTCAAAGGCCTCAAACAGGTCACTCTTCCTCACCCCAAACCTCTCGTGACATGCCACCAGAAATGTTCTGATGTTCTTTAGACATaagaactgcacacacacagacagacacagacagacacacacacacacatgtgcacacacacatgcgcgcacacacacacatacatgcacaccgTGCCAATCATTTAGTGCTTTCATTTATGTACAGTTTATTTATTCCATTAATTCAGTAAGCAGTGCCATGACAGTTTATTATCATATATTCTGACATGCCAATATACAATGAAAACAGTATGCTAAATGACAATATGCTAATACATGACAATAAACATTGATGCTAATACTGAAGTTGCACAATTAGCATCATTCCGCTGACTCAAAGAAAGGTCAGAAAGGTGACAGGTCAAATTCTGATCTTCCACACTATGATCCACATGATCCACTTTCACACCAGACCCTGAAATCGCTGTGGTGTTAAAAACCTGAACCTCTTTTACTAAACTCAAAGGGACCATGAAACTCAAAGTGACACAATGGTTTACAAAGAAAGGTTTTAGTTATGGTTTTAGCTATAATTTTAGTTATGGTATTAGTTACAGTTTTAGTTACGGTTTTAGACATGGTTTTAGTTATCGTTTTAGTTACAGTTTTAGTTATGGTTTTAGATATGGTTTTAGTTATGGTTTTAGTTATGGTTTTAGACATGGTTTTAGTTACAGTTTTAGTTATGGTTTTAGTTACGGTTTTAGAAgtgtaaaaaagaagtttaaaaaaagtaaaaacagaAGTAAAACTAAaagataaatacacacacacacacacacacatatatatatatggagagagagatagatagagagagagaaagagaaagaaagagggagagagtggggagagaggggcGGCGGGAGAGATAGGGCAAATATGAAatatggtggtgttaatgttaTATTAGTTCCTGACTCAGCCCTGCGTGGTGtttatgcatgtctgtgtgaggAAGTTAGCCTGAGAACGAggaagtgcagtgtgtgtgtgtgtgtgtgtgtgtgtgtgttttgggggggggggggggggggggggggatatggtTCTGTATTCTCTACAGCCGAGATATAGCTTGAACTGACCTGTTTAAGCACCTGTTTGCATGAACATCAATGACTAAACTAGAGAAACCAGGTTCTCTGTCTCTTAACCTTATACATCatagtttcacacacacacacacacacacacacacacacacacacacacacacgcacacacacacactcacacacacacacactcacatatgcaGAGATATCAGCCTGCATTCTCTTTTCTGTTATGAAGTCATTTTCTTATCACTGAGATAATGGTCTCCTAATTTTCACatctgtccctcacacacacgcctgaAATACAAGTAGCAGAACCATCAGACTCCCGGACCTGTGTGGTCTTTTAATTACCAGATATTTACAGAATACAGAAGCTATTATATTTCACTGTTAGTGACTGTGGACCCAGAGCCACAGACCACATCCCGCTGCATCAGGACAGCAACGGGACAGTTTCATTACTCCAGT
It includes:
- the vav1 gene encoding proto-oncogene vav isoform X1 — its product is MELWRQCACWLIQCRVLPENHRVTWDSAQVCELAHALRDGVLLCHLLNNLLPHSVNLREINLRPQMSQFLCLKNIRTFLVACHERFGVRKSDLFEAFDLFDVRDFGKVIGTLSILSQTSVAVQRGFRPFPEEVCVGDDDIYNGLSDKIDDTVDEDDDLYDCVEDEENEGDDIYEDLMRTEEPAEPQQKIEVDKRSCCLQEIKQTEEKYTQTLESILQHFMRPLQAFLHPPDIENIFINIEALANTHRSLLKEVQTSILNYGAENLYQIFIDYKERLLPYGRYCSQVESATKHLDKIASMREDVKMKLEECSMRANSGRFSLRDLLMVPMQRVLKYHLLLQELVKHTVSPTDKENLRTALDAMRDLAQCVNEVKRDNEIIRQITAFQMCIENMGQSLALFGRPKIDGELKICSPEKKSKQDRYAFLFDKALLVCKKRSGESMELKELIELQYFQIRDEVSSDKDNKKWTHTFLLMDSYGQSGYDLFFKTRELKKKWLEQFEMALSNMCPDNCTANGHDFQMHCFEETTSCKACQMLLRGIFFQGYRCSRCKMAAHKECLGRVPVCGRLAENTGTMKKNKGRSATHRQNKPGLPKMEVCADYYGMPPPPVGFGQPLQLSVGDIIELTNADADLQWWEGRNLTVGEVGYFPCSKVHPFTPRAVPDLTAVAWFAGNLERTDAKSVLMSRSDGTFLVRQKDGGEFAISIKFNMDIRHIRITQTEGLYRINDKKAFKGLVDLVEYYQVHSLKECFKDVDTRLQIPYKQPEQSAFSHTPQPSRGMSERYFGMAKVRYDFSARDRTELSLREGDTVKIISKKAHNGWWKGEVYGRVGLFPSNYVEEEHSDYC
- the vav1 gene encoding proto-oncogene vav isoform X2 → MELWRQCACWLIQCRVLPENHRVTWDSAQVCELAHALRDGVLLCHLLNNLLPHSVNLREINLRPQMSQFLCLKNIRTFLVACHERFGVRKSDLFEAFDLFDVRDFGKVIGTLSILSQTSVAVQRGFRPFPEEVCVGDDDIYNGLSDKIDDTVDEDDDLYDCVEDEENEGDDIYEDLMRTEEPAEPQKIEVDKRSCCLQEIKQTEEKYTQTLESILQHFMRPLQAFLHPPDIENIFINIEALANTHRSLLKEVQTSILNYGAENLYQIFIDYKERLLPYGRYCSQVESATKHLDKIASMREDVKMKLEECSMRANSGRFSLRDLLMVPMQRVLKYHLLLQELVKHTVSPTDKENLRTALDAMRDLAQCVNEVKRDNEIIRQITAFQMCIENMGQSLALFGRPKIDGELKICSPEKKSKQDRYAFLFDKALLVCKKRSGESMELKELIELQYFQIRDEVSSDKDNKKWTHTFLLMDSYGQSGYDLFFKTRELKKKWLEQFEMALSNMCPDNCTANGHDFQMHCFEETTSCKACQMLLRGIFFQGYRCSRCKMAAHKECLGRVPVCGRLAENTGTMKKNKGRSATHRQNKPGLPKMEVCADYYGMPPPPVGFGQPLQLSVGDIIELTNADADLQWWEGRNLTVGEVGYFPCSKVHPFTPRAVPDLTAVAWFAGNLERTDAKSVLMSRSDGTFLVRQKDGGEFAISIKFNMDIRHIRITQTEGLYRINDKKAFKGLVDLVEYYQVHSLKECFKDVDTRLQIPYKQPEQSAFSHTPQPSRGMSERYFGMAKVRYDFSARDRTELSLREGDTVKIISKKAHNGWWKGEVYGRVGLFPSNYVEEEHSDYC